In the Leptolyngbya sp. CCY15150 genome, one interval contains:
- a CDS encoding DNA-3-methyladenine glycosylase I: MSSASDLHPRCGWVHDDPVEVAYHDKEWGVPLHCDRKHFEFILLDGFQAGLSWITILRKRENFRTAFDNFDPEVVAHYGEAKQQELLQNAGIVRNRLKVAAAARNAQAFLKIQKTYGSFDRYIWQFVEGETVQNTWAKMDEVPARTPASDAMSKDLKQRGFTFVGSTICYAYMQAAGMVNDHTIDCFRHRELG; the protein is encoded by the coding sequence ATGTCTTCTGCTTCAGACTTGCATCCGCGCTGCGGTTGGGTTCACGACGACCCGGTCGAGGTGGCCTACCATGACAAGGAATGGGGGGTGCCGCTGCACTGCGATCGCAAGCATTTTGAGTTCATCCTTCTTGACGGCTTTCAGGCGGGGCTGAGCTGGATCACCATTCTGCGCAAGCGAGAAAATTTCCGCACCGCCTTTGACAACTTTGACCCCGAGGTCGTAGCCCATTACGGCGAGGCCAAGCAACAGGAACTCTTGCAGAATGCAGGTATTGTCCGCAATCGCCTCAAGGTTGCTGCCGCCGCCCGCAACGCCCAGGCTTTTCTGAAGATCCAGAAGACCTACGGCAGCTTCGATCGCTACATCTGGCAGTTTGTTGAGGGTGAAACCGTGCAGAATACCTGGGCAAAGATGGACGAAGTTCCCGCCCGCACCCCCGCCTCAGACGCGATGAGTAAAGACCTAAAGCAGCGCGGTTTTACGTTTGTGGGTTCCACCATCTGCTACGCCTACATGCAGGCGGCGGGCATGGTCAATGACCACACCATCGACTGCTTTCGCCATCGGGAATTAGGCTAA
- a CDS encoding DMT family transporter, with the protein MFLSPVYSLRRLAYQGLLAHVEERKPVDIVMDNQPFRVENSWLVGLKKLRPYWAGLGLAIALVSIACASILVVIAERSMSPGAIAFNRLLIAGIVFALWQSWPSQRNKNRSTEPLADQHPNRWRIMGIFVLAGCSFAGSLGCAAWSLTQTTVANSTLLNNLMPLFTTLGAWLLLGQQFNRRFVIGLAVAIAGVITIGIQDLHLADAQLTGDAAALLAAIFLAITLLCVERLRIHYSTAATMAGLSFIGAAFLLPFAYLSSDRLFPSNATCSLAVVALALISQVVGHGLLTYSLKSFSSSLVSVLMLAIPVMSSLLAAVLFGQHLGWVNSIAFVIVLIGIYLAISGQAISAAKE; encoded by the coding sequence ATGTTTCTTTCGCCGGTTTACTCTCTTCGTCGTTTGGCGTACCAAGGGTTGCTGGCCCACGTTGAGGAAAGAAAACCTGTTGACATAGTGATGGACAATCAGCCCTTTAGGGTTGAGAATAGCTGGCTGGTGGGTCTGAAAAAGCTGCGCCCCTATTGGGCGGGATTAGGTCTGGCGATCGCATTGGTAAGTATTGCCTGCGCGTCCATTTTGGTCGTGATTGCTGAGCGATCGATGAGTCCGGGCGCGATCGCGTTTAATCGGCTTCTGATCGCCGGAATTGTTTTTGCTCTATGGCAATCCTGGCCTTCCCAACGGAACAAGAATCGATCAACCGAGCCTCTTGCGGATCAGCATCCAAATCGTTGGCGAATTATGGGGATCTTCGTATTAGCTGGCTGTAGTTTCGCCGGGTCGCTGGGATGCGCCGCCTGGTCGTTAACTCAGACAACGGTAGCCAACTCGACGTTGCTCAATAACCTGATGCCGCTGTTCACGACTCTGGGAGCCTGGTTGCTGCTGGGGCAACAGTTCAATCGTCGCTTTGTGATTGGTTTGGCAGTGGCGATCGCCGGGGTAATCACGATCGGCATCCAAGATTTACACCTGGCAGATGCACAGCTCACCGGCGATGCCGCAGCCCTTCTAGCCGCGATCTTTCTAGCCATCACGCTGCTTTGTGTCGAGCGCTTACGGATACATTATTCAACCGCTGCGACCATGGCGGGTTTGTCATTCATTGGAGCCGCCTTTCTGCTCCCGTTTGCCTACCTGAGTTCTGATCGTTTGTTTCCCAGCAACGCAACCTGCTCACTGGCAGTCGTCGCTCTAGCTTTAATTTCTCAGGTTGTAGGGCATGGTCTGCTGACTTACAGCCTCAAGTCATTTTCCTCTAGCCTGGTATCTGTATTAATGCTAGCAATTCCAGTCATGTCGTCATTGTTGGCTGCGGTGCTGTTTGGACAGCATCTGGGTTGGGTGAATAGCATTGCTTTTGTGATAGTGCTGATCGGCATTTATCTAGCTATTTCAGGTCAAGCCATCTCAGCGGCAAAGGAGTAG